The Rhodothermales bacterium genomic sequence GAGATGGTCATGCCGGGCGACAATACGCAGTTCAAGGTGAAGCTGATTGTGCCTGTTGCCATGGAGCAGGGCCTTCGTTTCGCCATCCGTGAAGGCGGCCGCACCGTCGGTGCCGGCGTCGTCTCCAAAATCCTGGACTGATCAACATGGCTGCAAGTCAAAAAATCCGGATCAAGCTCAAGTCATACGATCATACACTGATCGACAAGAGCGCCGAAAAGATCATCAAGACGGTCAAGTCGACCGGTGCTGTCGTCAGCGGTCCCATCCCGCTTCCGACGCGCAAGTCGATCTACACGGTTCTGCGGTCTCCTCACGTAAACAAGAAGAGCCGGGAACAGTTTGAAACCCGTAATCACAAGCGACTCATCGACATCCTGTCGACGAGCAGCAAGACGGTCGACGCCCTCATGAAGCTCGAGCTTCCGAGTGGCGTGGACGTTGAAATCAAGGTCTGATATGGAAAAGATGCTTCGTAAGCTCACTCTCTTCGTTCTGCTCATCGGCTTTGTTGCCGTGACTGCAGGGTGTGACAGCAATGACGACGACGACGCCAGTGTGGTCGTGGGCGCATGGGGCCTGGGTGGTCTCAGTGATGCCTCCGGCGATCGCACGGAAGGTTTCTCGGAAGGGTTCAACAGCGTGGTCATCACGTTCAATGGCGACAACACGATGTCACTGGCCATTGACAGCAAGAATGACGCCCTGGACCAGAACATTTCCGGTACCTATACCACGAACGAGTCGGCCGAGTCGCTGAGTGCCTCGTTGACGGTGGGCGGCAGCAGCCTTCCGTTGACTTTCACCTACGAAGAAGTCAACAGCAACTCCCTCCGCCTTACGGCAACGGGCAACACGTCAGTGCTGCTTGGATCCGTATTCCAGACATCCCTGGCCGATCCGGTGGTTATCACCGTCGTCCGGGTCAATTGAACGCGAACGTAACGCGCTTACCAATCCGGTCGTGGTGACACGGCCGAACCAAACAGGATTGCAATGAGCAAAGGAATTTTAGGCCGGAAAATCGGCATGAGCAGCTACTTCACGCCTCAGGGGGACCATGTCGCCTGTACCGTGATTGAAGTGGAGCCCAATGTCGTGACGCAGATCCGGACGGAAGAAAAGGACGGCTACAATGCGGTCCAGTTGGCCATGACGGCCCGCAAGGAAAAGCGGACCTCCTCGGCCATGAAGGGCCATTTCGAAGCTGCGGGCACGACGCCCAAGCGCTTTGTATGCGAATTCCGTCCATCGGACATGGAATTGTCCCTCGGCGATGAGGTCACGGCCTCCCAGATTTTCGTCGAAGGCGAGAAGATTGATGTCACGGGCACATCCAAGGGCAAAGGCTTCCAGGGTGTGGTCAAGCGCCATGGCTTTGCCGGCGTGGGCGATGCCACCCATGGTCAGCACAATCGTCAGCGTGCACCCGGTTCCATTGGCGCATCGTCATGGCCGTCGCGCGTGTTCAAAGGGATGCGGATGGCCGGTCGTACCGGGAATGACCGGGTAACGGTCAAGAACCTGCAGATCATCCGCATTCTCGAAGATCAGAATACAGTTCTCGTCCACGGGGCCGTCCCGGGTGCAAAGAACTCCCTGATCGAACTCAACAAGAAAAAGTGAGCCTCGGATAGACGATGAAATTGAAGATTCACAAGCAGGACGGGACTGCGTCGTCCAAGAGCGTCGCGCTGAGCGAGGCTGTGTTCGGTGTTGAGCCGAACGACCACGCCATCTGGCTGGATGTCCGCCGTATCCAGACGAATGCCCGCCAGGGTACCGCCAAGTCCAAGGAGAAGAGCGAAGTTGCCGGAAGTACGCGCAAGCTCTATCGCCAGAAGGGCACCGGTAACGCCCGTGCGGGATCGGCCAAGTCACCTGTGCGCAAGTCGGGAGGTACCATGTTCGGTCCTCGCCCGCGCGTGCACGGCATAAAGGTCAACAAGAAGACGCAGAAGGTGGCACGTCGCAGTGCGCTCACCTACAAAGCGCGGGAAGAAGCCGTCCGGTTGATCGAAGACTTTTCCTTCGATGCGCCGAGCAGCAAGGCCCTGTCGTCCATCCTTAAGGCTCTCGAGCTGAACGGACGGAGCGTACTGGTCCTGACGGGCGATCACTCGCCGGCCATTGCGCGCTCCGGACACAATGTGCCCAAGGTGACCGTGCGGGCTGTCCGTGACGTCTCGACGCTGGATGTCATGGCGGCACAGGTCGTGCTCATGCAGGCAAGTGCGCTTGAATCACTCGAAAAGCAGCTCGGACAGTAACATGAGCAACTCCATTCTCATTCAGCCTCTGGTAACAGAGAAGCTTACGGCCCTCATGGAAGAGGGACACTTTGCCTTTGAAGTCGCGAAATCGGCGAACAAGGTGGAAATCCGTAAGGCCATCGAGACGCGTTACCCGGGCGTCAAGGTCAAAGAAGTGCGCACCATGATCGTTCGCGGCAAGCGCCGCGCGCAGATGACGAAGCGTGGGCGAATTGAAGGTCGTCGGGCTGCCTACAAGAAGGCACTCGTTACGCTCCTTCCTGACAGTGAACAGATCGATTTCTTCGAGGAAGTATAGGGCTGAACGCCCGGACTGGAATCCATCATGGCAATCAAGAAACTCAAGCCCAATACTCCGGCACAGCGCCAGCGCTCGGTATCGGCGTTCGAGACGATTACAAAGTCTGAACCCGAGAAGAGCCTGTTGTCGCCGCTGAAGAAGAAGGGTGGACGCAACAACAACGGCCGCATCACGGTCCGCCACCAGGGTGGTGGGCACAAGCGCCGGTACCGCATCATCGATTTCAAGCGCAACAAGATCGGCATTCCCGCCCGTGTTGCCAGCATTGAATACGATCCCAACCGGACGGCGCGTATTGCCCTTCTGGTCTATGCGGACGGCGAAAAGCGGTACATCATTGCTCCGAACGAGATCACTGTGGGCATGACGCTTCACAATGGTCCGGATTCACCTCCGGAGGCCGGCAACTGCCTGCCCCTCGCGAAGATTCCGGTCGGCTCGTTCGTTCACGCGATCGAAATGCGTCCCGGGAAGGGTGCTCAGATGGCCCGGTCCGCCGGCACCTTTGCACAGCTCACGGCTCGCGAAGGGAAGTACGCCAATCTCAAGCTGCCCTCTGGCGAGACGCGTATGGTACCGGTTGTCTGCATGGCCACGATCGGCACAACCAGCAACCCGGACCATATGAACATCGAGTTGGGCAAGGCCGGACGCAGCCGCTGGCTGGGCATCCGTCCGAAGACCCGCGGTGTTGCCATGAACCCGGTTGATCACCCCATGGGTGGTGGTGAAGGCAAGGCTTCTGGTGGACATCCTCGTTCTCCCTCGGGCGTCCCTGCGAAGGGTTTCAAGACGCGCAAGAAGAAGAATTCCTCTGACAAGTACATCGTACGCAGTCGCAAACGTAAGTAAGTATGGCTCGGTCACTCAAAAAAGGCCCCTTCATCCACTTCAAACTCCAGGAGAAGGTGGATGAACTGAACAGCTCCGGCAAGAAGAAAGTCGTCAAGACCTGGTCGCGGGCGTCGATGATCACTCCGGAGTTTGTTGGGCACACGTTCGCCGTGCACAACGGCAAGCAGTTCATTCCGGTGTATATCACCGAAAACATGGTGGGTCATCGTCTCGGGGAATTCTCTCCGACGCGCGCCTATCGCAGCCATGCTGGTACATCCAAGGACCGCAAGGGCAAGAAGTAAACCGACGGTCTAATCATCCGAGACAATGGAATCCAGAGCAGTACGTAAACACATCCGGAGCTCAGCCAAGAAGATGCGGCCGGTCGTCAATGTGGTCCGTGGACAGAGTGTCCCGGCAGCGCTTGATGCACTGAGCTTTCTCCCGCAGAAAGTGACGTCCATCGTCCGGCTTACCATCCTTTCTGCCGTCCATAATCTTATGGACCAGAACAAGGAAGAGCGGGTCGATGAGCAAGAGCTCGTGATCAGTGAGATCCGCGTGGACCAGGGGCCGGCATTCAAGCGGTTCCGTCCTGTCTCCCGTGGTCGGGCGCATCCGATCCTGAAGCGAACGTGTCATCTCACGGTTGTCGTCTCGAACCCGGCTGCGGTCGCGGTTGCCGACGAGGAAGCCTAAACGAATACAATAGAATGGGTCAGAAAACACATCCGATCGGTTTCCGCCTGGGCATCATCCGGGGCTGGGATTCCAACTGGTACGCAGGCAAGGACTTTGCCGAGAAGCTGGTTGAGGACGAGGAAATCCGCAACTATCTCGCCGCACGTCTGAAGCGTGCCGGTCTGAGCCGTGTCGTCATCGAGCGGACGCCCAAGCGCGTCATCCTGACGTTGCACACGAGCCGTCCCGGCGTTGTCATCGGTCGCGGTGGAGCCGAGGTGGAGAAGCTTCGCGAAGAGATCAAGAAGCTTACCAACAAGGACATCCAGATCAACATCAACGAGATCAAGCGCCCCGAATTGGACGCCAGTCTGGTTGCGCAGAACATTGCCCAGCAGCTTGAAGGACGTGTGTCCTTCCGCCGTGCAATGAAGCAGACCATCACGGCTGCCATGCGGATGGGTGCAGAAGGCATCCGTATCCGGGTCGGTGGACGCCTTGGTGGCGCTGAAATGGGTCGCACCGAGCAGTATCTCGAGGGACGCGTGCCGCTGCACACCATCCGTGCGGATATAGACTACTCGGAGGCCACAGCCTATACCATTTACGGCACGACGGGTGTGAAGGTGTGGATTTACCGGGGTGAGATCCTCGGCAAGCCGGACCTCAGCCCGAATGTGCAGGCCCAGCGCCAGCAGCTGCAGCAGATGGAGCCCGAGCGGCGTCGTGGAGGACGCGGTCGGAGGGACCGTCGCGATGGCGAGCGGGATGCCGGTCGCGGTGGACGGGGCGGCAAACGATAATATTCGATTCAGAGAGGTAGCATCATGTTAATGCCAAAGCGCGTCAAGCGCCGCAAAGTCCATAAGGGAAGGATCAAGGGTAACGCCCAGCGCGGAACGCGTGTGGACTTCGGGGATTTCGGGATCAAAGCTCTTGAAATCGGTCGACTTACCAGCCGCCAGATTGAAGCCGCACGTATTTCCATGACGCGCCACATGAAGCGTCAGGGTAAGGTCTGGATCCGCATTTTCCCGGACAAACCCATCACCAAGAAGCCTGCTGAGACCCGAATGGGTAAAGGCAAGGGCTCACCCGAATATTGGGTAGCCGTGGTTCGTCCGGGCAGGATCCTGTTCGAGGTCGGCGGTGGCATCCAGTGGGATCTGGCCTCCGAGGCCATGCGGCGTGCCCAGCAGAAGCTTCCCATCAAGACGAAACAGGTCATCCGACCTGACTATACAGCCTGAGGACGGTCATGAAGGCAAAGGAAATACGCGAAATGTCAACGGAGGAGATCGCAACGCGCATCCAGGAGGAGCAGGCGGCCTACGGCCAGATGCACTTCCAGCATGCGATCGCCGATCTTCAGAATCCCATGCAGATTCGCCAGAAAAGAAGACTCATTGCACAGCTCCACACCATTCTGCGTGAGCGGACTGCTGCATCCTGACAGGAATCAATAAACAGGTAGTTGGTGGGGAAACGGTAAACGGCCCACCAAGCCGGAAAAACGAATGGAAACGACAACACAGAGAAACGCCCGTAAGGAAAGGGTTGGCGTTGTGGTGAGCGACAAGATGGACAAGTCCATCACGGTAGCCATCGAACGCCGGATGAAGCATCCGATCTACGGCAAGTTCGTCAAGAAGACGTCGAAGATCATGGCTCATGACGAAGAGAACACCGCCGGAACCGGCGATACCGTTCGAGTCATGGAGACGCGTCCGCTCAGCAAGAACAAGCGTTGGAGACTCGTCGAAATCGTCGAGCGGGCCAAGTAAGACCACCAACCCAATCCAAGTGCCAAAGAAATGATTCAGCAGGAATCCAGACTCAAAGTCGCGGACAACAGCGGAGCCAAGGAAGTGCTTTGCATCCGCGTTCTTGGTGGCAGCGGACGTCGTTACGCCCGTATCGGTGACCAGATTGTCGTCTCCGTGAAGTCAGCCATTCCGGGCGGAAACGTCAAGAAAGGTGATGTCTCGAAGGCGGTCATCGTTCGTACCAAGAAAGAATATCGCCGCCCTGACGGGACATACATCCGCTTCGACGAGAACGCGGCTGTATTGCTCAACGCCCAGGGCGAACCTCGTGGAACACGCATTTTCGGCCCGGTAGCGCGCGAGCTTCGTGAGCGCCAGTACATGCGCATTGTTTCCCTCGCACCCGAAGTATTGTAAACCCCAGACGTCATGCCACGGACGAAGAACAAGCAGAACAAGCTCCATATCCGTAAAGGGGATATCATTCGTGTGCTGTCCGGTAATGATCGCGGCAAGGAAGGAAAAATCCTCCGCGTATTTCCGGAAAAGCATCGTGTGATTGTCGAGGGTGTGAATGTGCGCATCCGCCATACCCGCCCGAACCAGATGTATCCCCAAGGTGGACGCATTGAGCAGGAGATGCCCATCCATGCATCGAATGTCATGCCCCTTGACGGGAACGGCGAGCCCACGCGGATTGGTCGCAAGAAGATCGAGGATCCTGAAACCGGCCGCGGCCGCTGGGTCCGTTATGCAAAGACGACCGGCGAGGAGCTGGACAGCTAAAATATTGGAATCCCATGGACGGTTACGTACCTAGACTCAAACAACACTACCGGGGCGAGATCATCGGCTCCATGACGAAGCAATTCGGCTATGAGAATCCGATGCAGGTTCCGAAGCTGGTGAAGATTGCCATCAACAAAGGTGTTGGTGAAGCGTCCCTGAACAAGAAGATCCTGGACGATGCGATCGAGGAGATCCGCACCATCACCGGGCAGCAGCCGACGGTCCGCATGGCCCGCAAGGCCGTGTCGAACTTCAAGCTTCGTGAAGGGATGGCCATCGGGGCAGCGGTTACCCTCCGGGGTGATCGGATGTACGAATTCCTGGATCGGTTGGTCACGCTGGCGCTGCCACGTGTTCGCGACTTCCGGGGTATCCCGGACAAGAGCTTCGATGGCCGTGGCAACTACACGCTCGGCATCAAGGAGCAGATCATTTTCCCGGAAATCAACGTGGACAAGACGGACCGGATTTCCGGTCTGGATGTGACCTTCGTTACCACCGCTGAAACCGACGAGGAGGCTTTTGCCCTCTTGAAGGCTTTCGGTATGCCCTTCATCCGGCGCGGCGAAGAAGCAGAAGCTGTTTAAGAACACACAAACATCATGGCAAAGAAAAGTTGGATAGCCCGCGAGAAGAAGCGCGAACGCATGGTCGCCCAGTACGCCGATCGGCGTAAGGCGCTCAAGAAGGCGCTGGACTCTGAGGGATTGCAGAAGCTGCCCAGGGATGCTAGCCCGGTCCGTATGCGGAACCGGTGCAAGCTGACCGGTCGGTCGCGCGGCTACATCCGTCGCTTCGGATTGAGCCGGATTGCTTTCCGGGAAATGGCACTGGCGGGTCTCATCCCCGGTGTCCGTAAATCAAGCTGGTAGGAACCTCCTGCCGCTTCGTTCACGTGGTCAAGCGCTACGGCGAACTGACCGCAACACGAGACAAGAAAAATGAACGTAGTTGATCCAGTTGCAGACATGCTGACGCGTATAAGAAACGCACAGCAAGCCTCGCATCGACATGTGGATATTCCTGCTTCCAAGTTGAAGCGTGCCGTAACCCAGATCCTTCTGGACAAGGGGTACATCCGTCGCTACATCGACATCGATGATGACAAGCAGGGACTTATCCGCATCTACCTCAAGTACAGCAAGAAGGGTACTCCGGTTATCCAGAACCTGAAACGGGTTTCCACGCCCGGTTTGCGTACGTACGTCAATGCTGACGATCTGCCCCGCGTGCGGAACGGTCTGGGTATTGCCATCATTTCCACATCCCGTGGCGTGATGACCGACAAGGAAGCCCGTCTCCACCACATTGGTGGGGAAGTGTTGGCCTACGTCTACTAGGATTTTTAAAACGAAGCGAGTGTAACAATGTCACGAGTGGGAAAAGCTCCGATTGCGGTCAGCAGCCAGGTAAAGGTTGACGTCGCGTCGAACAACGTTGTGACGGTCAAGGGACCCAAGGGCGAAATGACGCTCCAGGTGGACCCGGACCTTTCGTTGGCCCTCGAAAACGGGGAACTCACGGTCACACGCCCGACGGAGCAGAAGCGTCACAAGGCCATGCATGGCCTGTACCGGTCGCTCCTGGACAACATGGTCACCGGTGTCACCACCGGTTACAAGAAGGAACTCGAGGTAATCGGGGTCGGCTTCCGTGCCGCCGTACAGAACGGCGTGCTGGAATTGGCCCTTGGCTTCTCGCATCCCATTTACTTCCTGCCGCCGGACGGTATCTCGATTGATGTCGATACCAAGCGCGGAAAGAACACCATCATCATCATTGAGGGCATAGACAAGCAGATGGTCGGTCAGGTCGCTGCGAAAATCCGTGCCCTGCGTCCGCCAGAGCCCTACAAGGGCAAGGGTGTTCGCTACACGGATGAGTTTGTCCGTCGCAAGGCCGGCAAGACTGCTGCCCGATAACCCCGATTTCAACGATCATGGCACACAAGAAGAACGAACAGCGCGCCCGCGTAAAACGCGGTATTCGCAAAAAGGTGACCGGAACGGGCGTGCGCCCACGTCTTTCCGTGTTCCGCTCGAATCGGCACATCTATGCCCAGCTCATTGACGATTCGAATGGCGTGACCCTTGCTGCGGCATCGAGCCAGACGGCTGGTGCAGAAGGCAAGCCGGTGGACGTCAGTCGCGCCGTCGGGAAGAAGTTGGCCGAGTTGGCCAAGGCATCCGGTGTCGATGGCGCCGTATTCGATCGTAACGGCTACCGTTACCACGGCCGCGTCAAGGCGCTCGCCGAGGGTGCGCGCGAGGCCGGTCTCGAGTTTTAACCATATTCAACGGCTTTATAATGGCAAAGGGAAGAAATCGTCAGGATCGTCGCGACCGTACGCGGGCAACCGACGCACAGATCGAGTGGATTGAACGACTCGTTTCTGTCAAGCGCGTCGCGAAGGTGGTCAAAGGTGGTCGCCGATTCTCATTCAACGCGGTAGTTGTCGTCGGTGATGGCAAAGGCAGCGTAGGAACGGGTCTCGGCAAGGCCAACGAAGTGGCCGACGCCATCTCGAAGGGTACGGAAGACGCGAAGAAGAACGTCATCAACGTTCCGATGTCAAAGGGTACGGTTCCGCATCCGGTCATCGGAAAGCAGGATGCCGGTCGTGTCCTCTTGAAGCCGGCTTCGCACGGTACCGGTGTCATAGCCGGTGGTGGTGTACGCGCCGTCCTCGAGTGCGCCGGATACACGGACATCCTTTCGAAATCCCTGGGCTCGAGCAACCCACACAACCAGGTGGCAGCCACAATGGATGCGCTGGCCAACCTGGAAGACCCGCGGGAAGTGGCCAAGCGTCGCGGTATTCCGCTTTCACGAGTGTTCGAAGGATAGGATCATGGCAACATTGAAAATCACACAGGTCCGAAGCGTCATCCGACGCCCCAAGGTCCAGAAACTGACCATGCAGGCCCTCGGTCTGCGTCGTTTGCACCAATCGGTCGAGCACAAAGACACCCCGGAAATCCGTGGGATGCTGCAGCGCGTCAACCACTTGGTCAGCATTGAACCGACGAAATAATCCAATCATCAGCGAGTCCCGGTCTCCGGGGCGTAAAGCATACCATGGATCTCAGCAATCTCAAGCCCGCAAAGGGCGCTACGAAGTCGCGTAAGCGAATTGGTCGTGGAGTCGGCTCCGGTTACGGTGGTCACTCCTCAACGAAGGGCAACAAGGGCCAGAAGAGCCGCGCCGGTGCCAGCATCCCTGTCTGGTTCGAGGGTGGTCAGATGCCCCTCCAGCGTCGCTTGCCGAAGTTCGGATTCAAGAATCCGTTCCGCGTGGCCTACAAGGCCGTCAATGTGGCTCGTCTCCAGAAGCTCGTCGACGACGGTGCGCTGGATGGGTCTGCTCCGGTTACGCCAGAATTGCTGCGCGAATTGGGACAGATCGGAAAAGGCGACCTGGTCAAGGTCCTGGGCAGTGGCGAATTGACCGCCAAGCTCCAGGTCACCGCGAACGCATTCAGCGCGTCAGCCCGCAAGAAAATTGAAGAAGCTGGCGGTAGCGTCACCGAACTGTAACAGGCGCAATCGCCCTCAACAACGTTGAATTATGGCAGGTCTTACCGAGAGCGTCCGCAATATCTGGAAAATTGAGGAGTTGCGACGCCGCATCTTGTACACGATCGGGCTTTTGCTGATCTACCGACTTGGTGCCTTTGTTACATTGCCGGGTGTGGATGCTGCACAGCTGGCGGCAATCAACGCCCAGTCGGATTCCAACAACCTTCTGGGGATGCTGGACATGTTCGTGGGCGGCGCGTTCAGTGCAGCCGGTATTTTTGCCCTCGGGATCATGCCGTACATCACGGCATCGATCATCATCCAGCTCATGGGAGCGGTTGTCCCGTATTTCCAGAAGCTGCAGCGTGAGGGAGAGGAAGGGCGACGCAAGATCACCCAGCTCACCCGTTACGGTACCATCCTGGTCACGGCCCTCCAAAGCATCGGGTTTGCCATCAACCTGCAGTACGGTGCCACCGGGGCCGCCATCGTGATCGGTCCGACCTTTTTCATGGTGTCGACCGTGATCGTGCTTACCTCCGGGACCATGTTCGTGATGTGGCTGGGTGAACGAATCACGGAGAGCGGAATCGGAAACGGCATATCCCTGATCATCATGATCAGCATCATTGCGTTCCTTCCGCAGTCCCTGTTCAACGAATGGGAGCTGTCCGGCAACATGTTCATCTTCCTCCTTGAAATAGGCGTATTCGTGCTGGTGACGGCGGGTGTGGTCATGGTTACCCAGGGCATGCGACGGATTCCGGTCCAATACGCCAAGCGTGTGGTTGGACGGAAGGTGTTCGGGGGTTCGACCCAGTACCTGCCCATCCGCGTGAACGCGGCGGGCGTCATGCCCATCATCTTTGCGCAGTCCATCATGTTCGTTCCTGCGACGTTTGCCACGCTGTTTCCGGCGTCTCCGTTCATGCAGGAAATGGGCGTGTTCTTTACGGACATCAGTGGTTGGGGATACTCCACCGTCTTTTTCATCATCTGTGTGTTCTTCACGTACTTCTACACCGCCATCGCGGTGAATCCGAAGGAAATGGCGGACACCATGAAGCGTCAGGGTGGCTTCATTCCGGGCATCCGTCCGGGCAAGCAGACCAGTGAGTTCATTGACAACATCCTGACGCGAATCACGCTTCCTGGGTCGATCTTCCTGGGCTTTGTGGCCATCCTTCCCGCGTTCGCCATCATGTTCGGCGTGACGCAGGGCTTCGCACAGTTCTTCGGGGGAACGAGCCTGCTGATCCTGGTTGGCGTGACCCTCGATACGTTGAAGCAGGTC encodes the following:
- the tuf gene encoding elongation factor Tu (EF-Tu; promotes GTP-dependent binding of aminoacyl-tRNA to the A-site of ribosomes during protein biosynthesis; when the tRNA anticodon matches the mRNA codon, GTP hydrolysis results; the inactive EF-Tu-GDP leaves the ribosome and release of GDP is promoted by elongation factor Ts; many prokaryotes have two copies of the gene encoding EF-Tu), whose product is EMVMPGDNTQFKVKLIVPVAMEQGLRFAIREGGRTVGAGVVSKILD
- the rpsJ gene encoding 30S ribosomal protein S10, producing MAASQKIRIKLKSYDHTLIDKSAEKIIKTVKSTGAVVSGPIPLPTRKSIYTVLRSPHVNKKSREQFETRNHKRLIDILSTSSKTVDALMKLELPSGVDVEIKV
- a CDS encoding lipocalin family protein, which encodes MEKMLRKLTLFVLLIGFVAVTAGCDSNDDDDASVVVGAWGLGGLSDASGDRTEGFSEGFNSVVITFNGDNTMSLAIDSKNDALDQNISGTYTTNESAESLSASLTVGGSSLPLTFTYEEVNSNSLRLTATGNTSVLLGSVFQTSLADPVVITVVRVN
- the rplC gene encoding 50S ribosomal protein L3, with the translated sequence MSKGILGRKIGMSSYFTPQGDHVACTVIEVEPNVVTQIRTEEKDGYNAVQLAMTARKEKRTSSAMKGHFEAAGTTPKRFVCEFRPSDMELSLGDEVTASQIFVEGEKIDVTGTSKGKGFQGVVKRHGFAGVGDATHGQHNRQRAPGSIGASSWPSRVFKGMRMAGRTGNDRVTVKNLQIIRILEDQNTVLVHGAVPGAKNSLIELNKKK
- the rplD gene encoding 50S ribosomal protein L4, encoding MKLKIHKQDGTASSKSVALSEAVFGVEPNDHAIWLDVRRIQTNARQGTAKSKEKSEVAGSTRKLYRQKGTGNARAGSAKSPVRKSGGTMFGPRPRVHGIKVNKKTQKVARRSALTYKAREEAVRLIEDFSFDAPSSKALSSILKALELNGRSVLVLTGDHSPAIARSGHNVPKVTVRAVRDVSTLDVMAAQVVLMQASALESLEKQLGQ
- the rplW gene encoding 50S ribosomal protein L23, with protein sequence MSNSILIQPLVTEKLTALMEEGHFAFEVAKSANKVEIRKAIETRYPGVKVKEVRTMIVRGKRRAQMTKRGRIEGRRAAYKKALVTLLPDSEQIDFFEEV
- the rplB gene encoding 50S ribosomal protein L2, which produces MAIKKLKPNTPAQRQRSVSAFETITKSEPEKSLLSPLKKKGGRNNNGRITVRHQGGGHKRRYRIIDFKRNKIGIPARVASIEYDPNRTARIALLVYADGEKRYIIAPNEITVGMTLHNGPDSPPEAGNCLPLAKIPVGSFVHAIEMRPGKGAQMARSAGTFAQLTAREGKYANLKLPSGETRMVPVVCMATIGTTSNPDHMNIELGKAGRSRWLGIRPKTRGVAMNPVDHPMGGGEGKASGGHPRSPSGVPAKGFKTRKKKNSSDKYIVRSRKRK
- the rpsS gene encoding 30S ribosomal protein S19, whose translation is MARSLKKGPFIHFKLQEKVDELNSSGKKKVVKTWSRASMITPEFVGHTFAVHNGKQFIPVYITENMVGHRLGEFSPTRAYRSHAGTSKDRKGKK
- the rplV gene encoding 50S ribosomal protein L22 — its product is MESRAVRKHIRSSAKKMRPVVNVVRGQSVPAALDALSFLPQKVTSIVRLTILSAVHNLMDQNKEERVDEQELVISEIRVDQGPAFKRFRPVSRGRAHPILKRTCHLTVVVSNPAAVAVADEEA
- the rpsC gene encoding 30S ribosomal protein S3, translating into MGQKTHPIGFRLGIIRGWDSNWYAGKDFAEKLVEDEEIRNYLAARLKRAGLSRVVIERTPKRVILTLHTSRPGVVIGRGGAEVEKLREEIKKLTNKDIQININEIKRPELDASLVAQNIAQQLEGRVSFRRAMKQTITAAMRMGAEGIRIRVGGRLGGAEMGRTEQYLEGRVPLHTIRADIDYSEATAYTIYGTTGVKVWIYRGEILGKPDLSPNVQAQRQQLQQMEPERRRGGRGRRDRRDGERDAGRGGRGGKR
- the rplP gene encoding 50S ribosomal protein L16, translated to MLMPKRVKRRKVHKGRIKGNAQRGTRVDFGDFGIKALEIGRLTSRQIEAARISMTRHMKRQGKVWIRIFPDKPITKKPAETRMGKGKGSPEYWVAVVRPGRILFEVGGGIQWDLASEAMRRAQQKLPIKTKQVIRPDYTA
- the rpmC gene encoding 50S ribosomal protein L29 — its product is MKAKEIREMSTEEIATRIQEEQAAYGQMHFQHAIADLQNPMQIRQKRRLIAQLHTILRERTAAS
- the rpsQ gene encoding 30S ribosomal protein S17; protein product: METTTQRNARKERVGVVVSDKMDKSITVAIERRMKHPIYGKFVKKTSKIMAHDEENTAGTGDTVRVMETRPLSKNKRWRLVEIVERAK
- the rplN gene encoding 50S ribosomal protein L14, which codes for MIQQESRLKVADNSGAKEVLCIRVLGGSGRRYARIGDQIVVSVKSAIPGGNVKKGDVSKAVIVRTKKEYRRPDGTYIRFDENAAVLLNAQGEPRGTRIFGPVARELRERQYMRIVSLAPEVL
- the rplX gene encoding 50S ribosomal protein L24; this encodes MPRTKNKQNKLHIRKGDIIRVLSGNDRGKEGKILRVFPEKHRVIVEGVNVRIRHTRPNQMYPQGGRIEQEMPIHASNVMPLDGNGEPTRIGRKKIEDPETGRGRWVRYAKTTGEELDS
- the rplE gene encoding 50S ribosomal protein L5, producing MDGYVPRLKQHYRGEIIGSMTKQFGYENPMQVPKLVKIAINKGVGEASLNKKILDDAIEEIRTITGQQPTVRMARKAVSNFKLREGMAIGAAVTLRGDRMYEFLDRLVTLALPRVRDFRGIPDKSFDGRGNYTLGIKEQIIFPEINVDKTDRISGLDVTFVTTAETDEEAFALLKAFGMPFIRRGEEAEAV
- the rpsN gene encoding 30S ribosomal protein S14, whose translation is MAKKSWIAREKKRERMVAQYADRRKALKKALDSEGLQKLPRDASPVRMRNRCKLTGRSRGYIRRFGLSRIAFREMALAGLIPGVRKSSW
- the rpsH gene encoding 30S ribosomal protein S8, with the translated sequence MNVVDPVADMLTRIRNAQQASHRHVDIPASKLKRAVTQILLDKGYIRRYIDIDDDKQGLIRIYLKYSKKGTPVIQNLKRVSTPGLRTYVNADDLPRVRNGLGIAIISTSRGVMTDKEARLHHIGGEVLAYVY
- the rplF gene encoding 50S ribosomal protein L6, whose product is MSRVGKAPIAVSSQVKVDVASNNVVTVKGPKGEMTLQVDPDLSLALENGELTVTRPTEQKRHKAMHGLYRSLLDNMVTGVTTGYKKELEVIGVGFRAAVQNGVLELALGFSHPIYFLPPDGISIDVDTKRGKNTIIIIEGIDKQMVGQVAAKIRALRPPEPYKGKGVRYTDEFVRRKAGKTAAR
- the rplR gene encoding 50S ribosomal protein L18; translated protein: MAHKKNEQRARVKRGIRKKVTGTGVRPRLSVFRSNRHIYAQLIDDSNGVTLAAASSQTAGAEGKPVDVSRAVGKKLAELAKASGVDGAVFDRNGYRYHGRVKALAEGAREAGLEF